One Rhizoctonia solani chromosome 2, complete sequence DNA segment encodes these proteins:
- a CDS encoding Transcription-silencing protein, cryptic loci regulator Clr2: MVAGAGIFTDTGQIGPKESNAQMLEWPRSDGDASDPRRPTGVSFTKNEDSERNVNYYRLVRDTEEASVSWRRDIGTYVADAMGLPAGRIYWMKGWPAGYALYDHQKGQLPNPRHDLYLCGSATTARFRSKNEFKPHAKWLVTDPTLNPQNCGCKYCTKTKSQVEVNQVQKLSGLQRAPEHHQRVTKSAPSEAMTHAQRKIIREQNKANQQKPKATPALEQVLTALPERVRDLNSGRIFRAYELVWVALMEPVPVADDGTEIDFWPAIVLSYSTKNEPTPHKPGEIDYDIVSRFMFNIRLLGVNHQVTVPENRLLPQLGYTPSQSLLAIVKECPPNRPISPGLSEYTHFNPLPEYDRVLEIRPGAYTRDDALPAFTLALHIMGCLVPVWSATNAYSNDDELFQGLWWGAERIWLEDVVRLRPSRDELDPDNAMGLLPPSSEDALDRALFLRLAHIATDQEDPTGTNISVGGDLYELARKETQPDSAHKSPQAPSRASIFGPPTGLLVPPSSVPVATSSEHPDSELAPTAGPSLARTPQGMPPAPPGFVFRKLLGTGNEMVLDIGAVAGRYYSQILPTETLDRVRRTLNGESVKAGHTVKGTVEGYARERIRRSRVDTHAFESSKDTLVQILTLMGLHLGQGNAMQPEQWAKGRLNTIKGAEANGRSNLFEQWTTGPMGAVMLRCWIRKWCHDLLSS, from the exons ATGGTGGCTGGTGCTGGAATATTTACGGACACGGGGCAGATAGGCCCTA AGGAATCTAATGCGCAAATGCTTGAATGGCCAAGGTCGGATGGAGACGCCTCTGATCCTCGTCGGCCTACTGGCGTGAGCTTCACAAAAAACGAGGACAGCGAAAGAAATGTAAATTATTATCGTTTAGTTCGAGATACGGAAGAGGCATCGGTTTCCTGGAGAAGGGACATAGGGACATATGTAGCTGATGCAATGGGTCTTCCTG CTGGGAGGATTTATTGGATGAAAGGGTGGCCTGCAGGCTATGCGTTATATGATCATCAAAAGGGGCAACTTCCTAACCCTAGACATGATCTCTATCTTTGTG GCTCTGCCACCACAGCTCGCTTTCGTTCGAAAAATGAATTCAAGCCACACGCAAAGTGGCTTGTGACTGATCCCACTTTAAATCCCCAGAATTGTGGTTGCAAGTATTGCACAAAGACTAAGTCGCAAGTCGAGGTCAACCAGGTCCAAAAGCTTAGTGGGCTCCAGCGTGCACCAGAACATCACCAACGTGTGACAAAATCCGCGCCTAGCGAGGCCATGACCCATGCGCAACGAAAGATCATTCGGGAGCAAAACAAAGCTAACCAACAGAAGCCCAAGGCCACTCCAGCTCTCGAGCAGGTATTAACAGCACTCCCAGAACGCGTTAGAGATCTGAACTCGGGTCGTATTTTCCGTGCCTACGAGCTTGTCTGGGTCGCTCTAATGGAGCCTGTGCCTGTCGCGGACGATGGAACCGAAATCGATTTTTGGCCTGCTATTGTTCTATCATACTCCACAAAGAACGAGCCAACCCCGCATAAACCCGGAGAAATAGACTACGATATTGTTTCTCGGTTTATGTTCAACATTCGTTTGTTGGGCGTGAACCACCAGGTTACAGTTCCGGAGAATCGCCTACTTCCTCAGCTGGGGTATACCCCCAGCCAATCACTCCTCGCCATCGTCAAAGAGTGTCCGCCCAACCGACCAATCAGTCCAGGCTTGTCCGAATACACTCATTTCAATCCTCTTCCCGAATACGACAGAGTTCTAGAAATTCGTCCTGGGGCGTATACTCGTGACGATGCACTACCGGCATTCACACTAGCTCTTCACATAATGGGTTGCTTGGTCCCAGTCTGGAGTGCAACTAACGCTTACTCAAACGACGATGAGCTATTCCAAGGGCTGTGGTGGGGTGCCGAACGAATTTGGCTGGAAGATGTTGTGCGCTTGCGACCTTCACGCGACGAACTTGACCCAGACAATGCCATGGGCCTTTTACCACCTTCTTCTGAGGATGCCTTAGACCGTGCTCTATTCCTTCGTTTGGCACATATTGCGACGGATCAGGAGGATCCGACGGGCACGAACATATCCGTTGGGGGTGACTTGTATGAGCTTGCGCGGAAAGAAACCCAGCCGGATTCTGCCCACAAGTCACCACAAGCCCCGTCTAGAGCATCCATTTTCGGCCCTCCGACCGGCCTACTTGTCCCTCCATCATCTGTTCCTGTCGCAACATCCTCCGAGCATCCCGACTCCGAGCTCGCCCCGACGGCCGGCCCAAGTTTGGCCAGGACACCTCAAGGGATGCCCCCTGCTCCTCCGGGATTCGTGTTTCGTAAACTACTGGGCACCGGAAACGAAATGGTGCTCGACATTGGTGCCGTTGCTGGACGATACTACTCTCAAATCCTTCCAACAGAGACTTTGGACCGTGTAAGACGAACATTGAATGGAGAGAGTGTCAAAGCTGGTCACACAGTAAAGGGAACGGTTGAAGGGTATGCCAGAGAGAGGATTCGACGATCGCGCGTAGACACACACGCATTTGAAAGCTCCAAGGATACATTAGTGCAGATTCTTACGTTGATGGGGTTGCATTTGGGGCAAGGGAATGCGATGCAGCCTGAACAATGGGCGAAAGGCCGACTGAACACTATCAAGGGTGCGGAGGCGAATGGTAGGTCGAACCTGTTTGAGCAGTGGACAACAGGGCCGATGGGAGCAGTGATGTTGAGATGTTGGATCCGTAAATGGTGTCACGATTTGCTTTCTAGTTAG
- a CDS encoding HD domain-containing protein, whose protein sequence is MSILALCTSDTSLDIPKCVMMAVVHDLAEAVEGMRSMLSDMLHDGPGAIRIKELWEEYETQTTPESRFVKDLDRLEMALQASEYERCFPDEPKKLQAFFDSSVPNIKHPEVSQWGQDLENERAQGSRAV, encoded by the exons ATGTCAATTCTAGCCTTATGTACGAGCGATACTAGCCTTGACATTCCAAA GTGTGTCATGATGGCTGTTGTTCATGATCTCGCCGAAGCTGTT GAGGGGATGAGGAGTATGCTTTCCGATATGCTGCATGATGGCCCTGGGGCAATACGAATCAAGGAGCTGTGGGAG GAATACGAAACACAGACTACGCCCGAATCAAGATTCGTAAAAG ATTTAGACCGTCTGGAAATGGCGCTTCAAG CCTCCGAGTACGAAAGATGTTTTCCCGACGAACCCAAGAAACTTCAGGCCTTCTTTGATAGCAGCGTTCCCAACATCAAGCACCCAGAGGTTTCGCAATGGGGGCAGGATCTAGAAAACGAACGGGCTCAAGGTAGTAGAGCAGTTTGA
- a CDS encoding sorting nexin-41, with the protein MDYPDIGNLRISSDNEHDHTGPAPSNQDTRAGGYESQQGHSEDCCARVEWLHSGDEPEIIITDAQKSSEGAGSVYIAYVIRSGNVETRRRYSEFESLRNSLSKLYPTLIIPPIPSKQTIGDYAIKQSKAKEDANLIARRRRMLQVFLNRIARHPILSNDHVFHRFLERDVSWSEVLNSPPITLLPKNILKAPAHNPLESSAAHDSLPVPSPSHPLRRPDQRFLDSESFTQKFEAHLTGPLEKVTRRTSKRWAEYAHDTAELGAALNALSLSLPPHESDAVERTGQAVDAAYVGATKLVQSIEAGWTEPMREYAMFAGIIRRLLVYRHQKHVQYEMTLESLDSKRETLDEYERSEAEAQRLQSALSAATAPKRPSPSVTPNNLNVALPSPKTNTGNEGLSPRPGASPAPSADSLTQSPTQLSIPDPDDFNTQSAWGGDDGPSWGQGARSQAWANRISSGLSSTIEAATNVAANAASSVTGSSSEATLPAPSSGPSTSRATSPMHKRGGSGPKGFLNALSHSFQGIMDVDPEAARRNGISRTKDGITRGCLADLDRFQRQKVADIRDMCIAMAIAHRDWAKNNLEAWEEAKKEVAKIEPHPNHPPVGNPDAPKSP; encoded by the exons ATGGACTATCCCGACATTGGAAATCTACGAATCTCGTCTGATAATGAGCACGATCACACCGGGCCTGCACCTAGTAACCAGGATACACGTGCAGGTGGATACGAGTCTCAGCAGGGTCATAGTGAGGATTGCTGCGCACGCGTCGAGTGGCTCCATTCTGGGGATGAGCCAGAAATAATA ATTACCGATGCCCAAAAAAGCTCTGAGGGTGCGGGATCTGTATATATTGCATACGTCATACGTTCTGGT AATGTCGAGACCCGGCGGCGTTATTCCGAGTTTGAGTCTCTCAGAAACAGCCTATCGAAGCTCTATCCCACTCTGATCATCCCGCCCATTCCGAGTAAGCAGACGATAGGTGATTATGCCATAAAGCAG AGCAAAGCCAAAGAGGATGCAAACCTCATTGCTCGCCGTAGGCGAATGCTTCAAGTATTCCTTAACCGAATTGCTCGTCACCCCATCCTCAGCAATGATCACGTCTTCCATCGCTTTCTGGAGCGCGATGTTAGTTGG TCCGAGGTTCTCAATTCCCCTCCGATCACACTACTTCCTAAGAATATCCTTAAAGCGCCTGCTCATAATCCTCTAGAATCCTCAGCCGCGCACGATTCTCTCCCAGTTCCATCGCCATCTCATCCTCTCCGTCGTCCCGATCAAAGATTTCTCGATTCCGAGTCATTTACGCAGAAGTTTGAAGCACACCTCACTGGACCTCTCGAAAAAGTTACTCGTCGAACCTCAAAGAGATGGGCTGAATACGCTCACGATACTGCTGAACTAGGTGCCGCACTCAATGCACTATCGTTATCTCTTCCCCCCCATGAAAGTGACGCGGTCGAACGTACGGGGCAAGCAGTTGACGCTGCTTACGTTGGTGCTACTAAATTAGTACAATCCATCGAAGCAGGCTGGACAGAGCCTATGCGGGAGTACGCAATGTTTGCAGGTATCATCCGCCGGCTCCTAGTTTACAGGCACCAAAAACACGTTCAGTATGAGATGACACTCGAGAGCCTAGATTCGAAGCGCGAGACACTGGACGAGTACGAGAGGAGTGAAGCAGAGGCCCAGAGGTTGCAATCAGCTCTGAGTGCAGCCACTGCTCCAAAGAGACCATCCCCTAGCGTCACACCCAATAATCTCAACGTTGCCCTCCCCTCTCCAAAGACTAACACCGGCAATGAAGGCTTATCCCCTCGCCCTGGAGCTTCGCCTGCGCCCTCTGCTGATTCGCTCACCCAGAGTCCCACTCAACTATCTATTCCAGACCCGGATGATTTCAACACTCAGAGTGCATGGGGAGGCGATGATGGGCCCAGTTGGGGACAGGGCGCTCGATCGCAAGCCTGGGCGAACCGTATCAGCTCTGGTCTATCGTCCACGATCGAGGCAGCGACAAACGTAGCGGCCAATGCTGCTTCGTCAGTTACTGGATCTAGCTCCGAAGCAACGCTACCTGCGCCTTCCTCGGGCCCCAGCACGAGTCGCGCTACCAGTCCGATGCACAAGCGAGGAGGATCAGGTCCAAAGGGATTTTTGAACGCGCTGAGCCATTCGTTCCAAGGAATCATGGATGTTGACCCAGAAGCGGCGAGGAGAAATGGAATTAGTAGGACCAAGGACGGAATTA CTCGAGGATGCCTT GCCGATCTTGACAGGTTTCAACGGCAAAAGGTAGCAGACATTAGGGACATGTGCATCGCGATGGCAATTGCACACAGAGACTGGGCCAAAAAC AACTTGGAAGCATGGGAGGAGGCCAAAAAAGAGGTGGCCAAGATTGAGCCTCATCCAAATCATCCTCCAGTTGGAAACCCCGATGCGCCAAAGTCACCTTGA